The Garra rufa chromosome 8, GarRuf1.0, whole genome shotgun sequence genome has a segment encoding these proteins:
- the LOC141340249 gene encoding uncharacterized protein, producing the protein MTAEERLWRMWQGGQRLERYLADFIELYHQRPYSCQQCGKSFSRNGDLKTHMKVHIEKKPVTCPQCGKSFTKKKYLDVHMKTHTGEKPFDCPQCEKRFTQKKNLIVHMRVHTGEKPCICQQCGKSFTCNRKLKTHLKYHTGENPFQCDQCGKSFTLKSQLNIHMRIHTGERPFICKLCGKSFTRNSVLEAHIKIHTETKAFVCPQCGKSFTQKSTLTVHMRIHTGEKPFICPQCGKSFTYKGNLKAHIRSHTGESPFKCDQCGKSFRHCANLINHTRIHSRKKITHMGEKPFMCHHCGKSCSREGNLRVHLSIHTGEKPYICEQCGKSFNAKVNLKIHMRVHTGEKPYKCLQCEKSFTCLSSIKRHSQTHSGNKLTFSSMQEESELRKKLCEIKAVHTGDECASRAITINQGGGLAPWRLVTEGDVEASRANQRAWRAMVDQGARGAIAVQTVQGAIVDQEVRKAMADWRTR; encoded by the exons agaccttacagctgccaacagtgtgggaagagtttttcacgaaatggagatcttaagactcatatgaaagttcacattgaaaagaagccggtaacatgccctcagtgtggaaagagttttacaaagaaaaaataccttgatgtccacatgaaaactcacaccggagagaagccttttgactgccctcagtgtgaaaagagatttacgcagaaaaaaaaccttattgtccacatgagagttcacactggagagaagccttgcatctgccaacagtgtgggaagagtttcacatgtaATAGAAAACTTAAGACTCACCTAAAATATCACACTGGAGAGAATCCATTccaatgtgatcaatgtggaaagagttttactctgaAAAGTCAACTTaatatccacatgagaattcatactggagagcgacctttcatctgcaaactctGTGGCAAAAGTTTCACACGAAATTCTGTTCTTGAGGCTCACATTAAAATTCACACCGAAACAAAGGCGTTCgtatgtcctcagtgtggaaagagttttacacagaaaagtaCACTTAccgtccacatgagaattcacactggagagaagcccttcatctgccctcagtgtggaaagagtttcacgtatAAAGGAAACCTCAAGGCTCACATAAgaagtcacactggagagagtccatttaaatgtgatcaatgtgggaagagtttcaggcACTGCGCAAACCTTATTAATCACACGAGGATTCACTCAAGAAAGAAGA TAACTCACatgggagaaaagcctttcatgtgtcatcactgtggaaagagttgtTCAAGAGAAGGAAACCTCAgggttcacttgagcattcacactggagagaaaccttacatctgtgaacagtgtggaaagagtttcaatgctaaagtaaaccttaagattcacatgagagttcacactggagagaaaccatacaagtgtcttcagtgtgagaagagtttcacatgtctAAGCAGCATTAAACGTCATTCGCAAACTCATTCTGGAAAcaaactcacattttcttcaatgcaagaagag AGTGAACTGAGAAAAAAGCTGTGTGAAATCAAGGCTGTTCACACTGGAGATGAAT GTGCGTCTCGCGCCATAACAATCAACCAGGGAGGGGGATTGGCCCCCTGGAGGCTGGTAACTGAGGGAGACGTAGAAGCCTCCAGGGCGAATCAAAGAGCTTGGagagccatggtggatcagggagctcgAGGGGCAATAGCTGTACagacagttcagggagccattgtTGATCAGGAAGTTCGGAAAGCCATGGCAGACTGGAGAACTCGGTGA